A stretch of the Filimonas lacunae genome encodes the following:
- a CDS encoding M56 family metallopeptidase produces MQALFTYLLKVIACSGLLLGYYWLALRNKQFHQYNRFYLLFSVIASISLPLIQMEWFVQSSNATAVKWMQIIYIGNIPAPPARTINWWLVIQVTLATISLLLLLIQAMRIRQLFRLKNRFRHTLIQQKFVLIHTDLPQAPFSFFNWLFWRNDLDMDNNTGRKIWRHELTHIQEKHTWDKLLMQLVLCFYWMNPFFWILQKELHMVHEFIADAKAIQDKDASAFAAMLLQATYAKFPFAPAQPFFYSPIKRRLTMFTTSKQPRYSYMRRLMVLPVTGIVLLLFAFRVKAQEQNSAVKKEKNVSMVLESKTITIDETNATTAFLADRIRIKQKPKEGWGSDADSTAFKFYGEVYVVKRSKEPIDTSDKSYINHIISDAEGKVTGYASHDSASVSANKVHVKTKAVSTPPLYMIDGEEVAWEAVNALAPEAIQSVDVFKGTAATAKYGSKGANGVVEIHTKAAQKQ; encoded by the coding sequence ATGCAAGCACTGTTTACTTACCTGTTAAAAGTAATAGCCTGCTCGGGACTGTTGTTGGGCTACTACTGGCTGGCTTTACGTAATAAGCAATTTCATCAGTACAACCGGTTTTATTTACTGTTTTCAGTAATAGCCAGTATAAGTTTACCACTCATACAAATGGAATGGTTCGTACAAAGTAGCAATGCTACCGCAGTAAAATGGATGCAGATAATTTACATCGGCAACATTCCTGCTCCCCCGGCGCGTACTATTAACTGGTGGTTAGTTATCCAGGTAACGCTTGCCACAATCAGCCTGTTATTGCTACTGATACAAGCCATGCGTATCCGCCAGCTTTTTCGCCTGAAAAACAGGTTCCGGCATACACTGATACAACAAAAGTTTGTGCTCATTCACACCGACCTGCCTCAAGCCCCGTTTTCCTTTTTCAACTGGCTGTTCTGGCGCAACGATCTGGATATGGATAACAATACCGGGCGGAAAATATGGCGACATGAACTCACCCATATACAGGAAAAGCACACCTGGGATAAACTGCTGATGCAACTGGTGTTATGCTTTTACTGGATGAACCCGTTTTTCTGGATTTTACAGAAAGAGCTACACATGGTGCATGAATTTATAGCCGATGCCAAAGCCATACAGGATAAAGATGCCAGTGCTTTTGCAGCCATGCTGCTACAAGCTACCTATGCCAAATTCCCTTTTGCTCCGGCACAACCGTTTTTTTACTCACCTATAAAAAGAAGATTAACTATGTTCACCACATCCAAACAACCACGCTACAGCTACATGCGTCGCTTAATGGTTTTGCCCGTTACTGGAATTGTATTACTGCTGTTTGCTTTCCGGGTAAAAGCACAGGAACAAAACTCTGCTGTAAAAAAGGAGAAAAACGTTTCTATGGTATTGGAGTCTAAAACTATTACTATAGACGAAACAAATGCAACGACCGCCTTTTTGGCTGACAGGATACGTATAAAGCAAAAGCCTAAAGAAGGCTGGGGGAGTGATGCAGACTCTACCGCCTTTAAATTTTATGGAGAAGTATATGTTGTAAAAAGATCCAAAGAGCCTATTGATACTTCCGATAAAAGCTATATAAACCATATTATCAGCGATGCGGAAGGCAAAGTAACAGGCTATGCTTCTCATGATTCCGCAAGCGTATCAGCCAACAAAGTTCACGTTAAAACAAAAGCTGTAAGCACACCACCACTTTATATGATAGACGGAGAAGAAGTTGCCTGGGAAGCTGTTAATGCTTTAGCTCCTGAGGCCATACAATCTGTAGATGTGTTTAAAGGCACTGCGGCTACCGCTAAATACGGCAGCAAAGGCGCTAACGGTGTAGTAGAAATACATACCAAAGCGGCCCAAAAGCAATAA
- a CDS encoding BlaI/MecI/CopY family transcriptional regulator, translating to MKTLTKAEEQVMQVLWKQEKGFLKDLVDAMPEPKPHSNTVATLLKILVEKQFVSTETIGRMHLYTPLVTKEAYSQSSLSGLVKGYFEGSYSKAVSFLIEDNKLTVEDLELLLTQLKHKNNDND from the coding sequence ATGAAAACGCTTACCAAAGCAGAAGAGCAGGTAATGCAGGTTTTGTGGAAACAGGAAAAAGGGTTTTTGAAAGATCTGGTAGATGCTATGCCCGAACCTAAACCTCATTCTAACACAGTAGCCACCCTGTTGAAAATATTGGTGGAAAAACAGTTTGTAAGCACTGAAACCATAGGCCGTATGCACCTTTATACCCCCCTGGTAACCAAAGAAGCTTATTCGCAAAGCAGTTTGTCAGGATTAGTGAAAGGTTATTTTGAAGGTAGCTACAGCAAAGCCGTTTCCTTCCTGATAGAAGACAACAAACTTACGGTGGAAGACCTGGAGCTACTGCTTACTCAACTCAAGCATAAGAATAACGATAACGATTAA
- a CDS encoding cell division ATP-binding protein FtsE, protein MSETVVSVRDVNIYQGSNLVLQDVNFNINRGEFVYLVGKTGTGKSSLLKTLYGELPLREGTANVAGFDLKGMNWKKVPFLRRNLGVVFQDFQLLTDRNVHQNLRFVLKATGWTDEKLIEEKINDVLDKVGLKSKGFKMPFEMSGGEQQRVDIARALLNSPKLILADEPTGNLDPETSDEIMQLLFQICKDYGTAIVMATHDFIVINRYPSRMLKTERNRVLDSAVPA, encoded by the coding sequence ATGTCTGAAACAGTCGTATCCGTTCGTGATGTGAATATATACCAGGGCAGTAACCTGGTATTGCAGGATGTGAATTTCAACATCAACCGGGGAGAGTTTGTGTACCTGGTAGGCAAAACCGGCACCGGCAAAAGCAGCTTGTTGAAAACATTGTATGGCGAATTGCCTTTGAGAGAAGGCACAGCTAATGTGGCTGGCTTTGATTTAAAAGGGATGAACTGGAAAAAAGTACCTTTTTTACGCAGAAACCTGGGGGTGGTATTCCAGGATTTTCAGTTGCTGACCGATCGTAATGTGCATCAAAACCTGCGCTTTGTGTTAAAAGCTACCGGCTGGACCGATGAAAAACTGATTGAAGAAAAGATCAATGATGTGCTGGATAAGGTAGGTTTAAAAAGCAAAGGGTTTAAAATGCCTTTTGAAATGAGTGGGGGAGAGCAGCAACGTGTAGATATTGCGCGGGCTTTGCTTAATTCGCCGAAACTGATACTGGCGGATGAACCTACGGGTAACCTTGACCCCGAAACCAGCGATGAAATTATGCAATTGCTGTTTCAGATATGTAAAGATTATGGAACTGCTATTGTAATGGCCACCCATGATTTTATTGTAATAAACCGATATCCTTCCCGCATGTTGAAAACAGAGAGGAACAGGGTGTTGGACAGTGCTGTACCTGCCTAG
- the rpsO gene encoding 30S ribosomal protein S15, with amino-acid sequence MPYLTKEKKATIFATYGGNAANTGSIEGQVALLTERISSISKHLQANKHDHSTQRGLMKMVGQRKRLLVYMQKHNLQGYRALIEKLGLRK; translated from the coding sequence ATGCCTTATTTAACAAAAGAAAAAAAAGCAACAATTTTTGCAACTTACGGTGGTAATGCCGCTAATACAGGTTCAATCGAAGGTCAGGTAGCCCTTTTAACTGAGCGTATTTCTAGCATATCCAAACACTTACAGGCAAATAAACATGACCATTCTACCCAGCGCGGCCTGATGAAAATGGTTGGTCAGCGTAAACGTTTGTTGGTTTATATGCAAAAGCATAACCTGCAAGGTTACCGCGCGTTGATCGAGAAACTGGGTCTTAGAAAATAA
- the pnp gene encoding polyribonucleotide nucleotidyltransferase encodes MLSQPFSVSFDLGGGREVTIGTGKLARQANGAVTVQQGNNILLATVVANKEPKEGQEFFPLSVDYQEKFASAGRIPGSFFKREGRLSDSEILISRLVDRALRPLFPEDYFCDVQVLITLVSSDAEILPDALACLAASAALAVSDIPIKEIISEVRIGRIDGQFVVNPSRAELAKADMDFIIAATEKNLMMVEGESQECSEEDLVKALQVAHDAIRIQIKAQQELRNKVGVTTKRDYTKPEQNEAIKAAVTAFTAERIKAIARAGSSKHDRSDAFKVLKDELIASLGEEADDKTKKHAKKYYEDLQWELVRDMILDDRIRLDGRQLDQVRPLTMEVDPLPTPHGSALFTRGETQSLTTVTLGTPLDELLVESAAKSDYSKFILHYNFPPFSTGEIKPMRGPGRREVGHGNLAMRSLKQMMPGNDYAYTVRVVSDVLESNGSSSMATVCAGSLALMDAGVPIPKHVSGVAMGLITRGDGKYAILTDILGDEDHLGDMDFKVTGTREGICGVQMDIKVDGLSMDVMREALNQALKGRLHILDGLYECIPAARAEVKPHAPRMEKLIIDKEFIGAVIGPGGKVIQEIQKETGTTINIEEVGNFGEVSIFSSNKESVVKAVNWVKGIVAVPQVGEVYEAKVKTIQPYGAFVEFLPKKEGLLHISEISWKRLDSLEGVLKEGDVVKVKLIGLDQKTGKFKLSRKVLMPKPEQKPRAEQENEASEETSN; translated from the coding sequence ATGTTATCACAACCATTTAGTGTGTCTTTTGACCTGGGTGGTGGTCGCGAAGTGACCATCGGAACCGGTAAGCTTGCACGTCAGGCTAATGGTGCTGTTACCGTACAGCAGGGCAATAATATTTTATTAGCTACCGTAGTGGCCAATAAAGAGCCCAAAGAAGGTCAGGAATTTTTCCCGCTATCTGTTGACTACCAGGAGAAATTTGCATCAGCAGGTCGTATCCCGGGGTCTTTCTTCAAAAGAGAAGGCAGACTGAGCGATTCTGAAATACTGATCAGCCGCCTGGTTGACCGTGCGCTGCGTCCGTTGTTTCCTGAAGATTATTTCTGTGATGTTCAGGTGTTAATTACCCTGGTATCCAGTGATGCTGAAATTTTACCTGATGCGCTGGCCTGTTTAGCAGCTTCAGCGGCATTAGCTGTTTCCGATATTCCTATTAAAGAGATCATTTCTGAAGTAAGGATTGGCCGTATTGATGGACAGTTTGTTGTAAACCCATCCCGTGCTGAGCTGGCTAAAGCAGATATGGACTTTATAATTGCGGCTACTGAAAAGAACCTGATGATGGTGGAAGGCGAAAGCCAGGAGTGTAGCGAAGAAGACCTGGTAAAAGCTTTACAGGTAGCGCATGATGCTATCCGTATTCAAATTAAAGCACAACAGGAATTACGCAACAAAGTAGGTGTTACTACCAAAAGAGATTATACCAAGCCTGAGCAGAACGAAGCTATTAAAGCGGCAGTAACTGCTTTTACAGCTGAAAGAATTAAGGCTATTGCCCGTGCGGGAAGCTCCAAGCACGACCGCAGTGATGCCTTTAAAGTGCTGAAAGATGAGTTAATTGCCAGCCTGGGTGAAGAAGCGGATGATAAAACCAAAAAACACGCTAAAAAATATTACGAAGATTTACAGTGGGAACTGGTTCGTGATATGATTCTGGACGACCGTATCCGTTTGGATGGCCGCCAGTTAGATCAGGTGCGTCCGTTGACAATGGAAGTAGACCCATTACCAACGCCACACGGTTCGGCTTTATTTACCAGGGGCGAAACCCAATCACTGACTACAGTTACCCTGGGTACTCCACTGGACGAGTTGCTGGTAGAAAGCGCTGCTAAATCTGACTACTCCAAGTTTATCCTGCACTATAATTTCCCTCCGTTCTCTACCGGTGAAATTAAGCCTATGCGTGGTCCTGGCCGTCGTGAGGTAGGGCATGGTAATCTGGCTATGCGTAGCCTGAAACAAATGATGCCTGGTAACGATTATGCCTACACCGTTCGCGTGGTAAGTGACGTTCTGGAAAGTAATGGTTCCAGCTCCATGGCTACTGTTTGTGCCGGTTCTCTGGCGCTGATGGATGCGGGTGTGCCTATTCCAAAACACGTGAGTGGTGTGGCAATGGGATTGATTACCCGTGGCGATGGTAAATATGCTATTTTAACTGACATTCTGGGCGATGAAGATCACCTGGGTGATATGGACTTTAAGGTAACCGGTACACGCGAAGGTATTTGCGGTGTGCAGATGGATATTAAAGTGGATGGCTTAAGCATGGATGTAATGCGTGAAGCATTAAACCAGGCGTTAAAAGGCCGTTTACATATCCTGGACGGTTTGTATGAATGTATTCCTGCAGCACGTGCTGAGGTGAAACCACATGCACCACGCATGGAGAAACTGATTATTGACAAAGAATTTATCGGCGCAGTAATCGGACCCGGCGGTAAGGTGATTCAGGAAATACAAAAAGAAACCGGCACTACTATCAATATTGAAGAGGTAGGCAACTTCGGTGAAGTAAGCATCTTCTCCAGCAATAAAGAAAGTGTAGTAAAAGCCGTGAATTGGGTGAAGGGTATTGTAGCCGTGCCACAGGTAGGTGAAGTATACGAAGCCAAAGTAAAAACCATACAGCCTTATGGCGCGTTTGTTGAGTTTTTACCTAAAAAAGAAGGCCTGTTACACATTAGCGAAATTTCCTGGAAACGTTTAGATAGTCTGGAAGGCGTTCTGAAAGAAGGAGATGTAGTGAAAGTGAAGTTGATTGGTCTGGATCAAAAAACCGGCAAATTTAAATTAAGCCGCAAAGTTTTGATGCCTAAGCCTGAACAAAAGCCAAGAGCTGAACAGGAAAATGAAGCTTCGGAAGAGACTTCTAACTAG
- a CDS encoding RNA polymerase sigma-70 factor, whose product MMIHKVNDNVLLDRLANGDEHALNEIYLLYWQDLFMCAYNVLKDKAACEDIVQDLFLQLWQKRSTIQINISLRAYLYTAVRYNVFRQIRTGKVRSVLFEEAAERMAANTTEFIMAEKEMSKQVARVVAALPDKCREVYKLSREEQLTHKEIASRLNISTKTVENQLTIALKRVRASLNTIALIVVTLLAN is encoded by the coding sequence ATGATGATTCATAAAGTGAATGATAATGTGCTGCTTGACCGTTTAGCCAACGGTGATGAACATGCGTTGAACGAAATTTATCTGCTTTACTGGCAGGATTTGTTTATGTGCGCCTACAACGTTTTAAAAGACAAAGCTGCCTGCGAAGACATTGTGCAGGATTTGTTTTTACAGCTTTGGCAGAAAAGATCTACCATACAGATTAATATTTCCCTTCGTGCTTATTTATACACAGCTGTTCGCTATAATGTATTCAGACAAATACGTACCGGCAAGGTAAGAAGTGTATTGTTTGAAGAAGCGGCAGAACGCATGGCTGCCAACACCACTGAATTTATAATGGCAGAAAAGGAGATGAGCAAGCAGGTAGCACGTGTAGTAGCTGCTTTGCCCGATAAATGCCGCGAAGTATATAAATTGAGCAGGGAAGAACAACTTACACATAAAGAGATAGCTTCCCGTTTAAATATTTCTACCAAAACAGTCGAAAATCAATTAACCATCGCTTTAAAAAGAGTGCGCGCTTCATTGAACACAATAGCCCTGATAGTTGTTACCCTATTAGCGAATTGA
- a CDS encoding FecR family protein, which produces MDKQIFIFLIDKFLSGRALPEEVEALANYYQSFQGKEEWNEEELGDVKEMELRLLDRLNAAIKKEDTTEEDTTTEITDELPAIAGSNRRRRYTVAASIVGVLVLGGLVFKNTIHNFLSPVKTISVATVKGSRKYIVLPDSSHVWLEGGSFFSYPEQFRGDERMVSLKGEAFFDVSKDMEHPFIIQTPLLTTKVLATSFNIEAYDSKSAEVVVVTGKVMVKEGGLDVQNDNAQQVVVRPNHKVSYDSTLKTLETKEAPEAADYLQRRDGRFIYKGAKVSDIIRDLQRAYNTPIAISKEMLNCTFYGDFNAKDDVEKALHLIALSLNGTVENKGVKGYFISGEGCN; this is translated from the coding sequence GTGGATAAACAAATATTCATATTTCTAATAGATAAATTTCTTTCGGGGCGTGCGCTTCCGGAAGAAGTAGAAGCGCTTGCCAATTATTATCAGAGTTTTCAGGGAAAGGAAGAATGGAACGAAGAAGAGTTGGGTGATGTGAAAGAAATGGAATTACGCTTGCTGGATAGATTGAACGCCGCCATAAAGAAAGAAGACACTACCGAAGAAGATACTACAACTGAAATAACAGACGAATTGCCTGCAATTGCGGGCAGCAACCGTAGAAGAAGATATACGGTAGCTGCCAGTATTGTAGGTGTGCTTGTTTTAGGCGGGCTGGTATTTAAAAACACCATACACAATTTCCTGAGTCCTGTGAAAACGATATCTGTTGCTACGGTGAAAGGCAGCAGGAAATATATAGTGTTACCAGATAGTTCACACGTATGGCTGGAAGGCGGTAGTTTTTTTAGCTACCCCGAGCAGTTCAGAGGCGATGAGCGTATGGTTTCGTTAAAAGGAGAGGCTTTTTTTGATGTATCAAAAGATATGGAGCACCCTTTTATTATTCAAACCCCATTGCTTACTACCAAGGTGCTGGCTACCTCTTTTAATATAGAAGCGTATGACAGCAAGAGTGCTGAAGTAGTAGTAGTAACGGGTAAGGTGATGGTAAAAGAAGGTGGCCTGGATGTACAGAATGATAATGCGCAGCAGGTGGTGGTACGTCCTAATCATAAAGTGAGCTATGACAGCACTTTGAAAACACTGGAAACCAAAGAAGCACCGGAAGCAGCTGACTACCTGCAAAGACGCGATGGCAGGTTTATTTATAAAGGCGCAAAAGTTTCTGATATCATAAGGGATTTACAGCGGGCATATAATACGCCTATTGCCATTTCCAAAGAAATGCTTAATTGTACTTTCTATGGAGATTTTAATGCAAAAGACGACGTTGAAAAAGCTTTACATCTGATAGCATTGAGTTTAAATGGAACGGTGGAGAACAAAGGTGTAAAAGGCTACTTTATTTCAGGAGAAGGTTGTAATTAA
- a CDS encoding SusC/RagA family TonB-linked outer membrane protein, whose amino-acid sequence MKLSAIIFTIICSTVATLHASYSNAQAALDKKISIQLKNTSLQDALAQIGNAANVSFTYAGNQTLASNKVSVNAKNQKVGDLLNTLLEPFPLSYVVVEERIVVRYDANKKGKKEEATENKQVYQAAVAAAAPPFVLKGTVLNEKKQPLAGATVTIKGTNKKVATNADGEFEIKDVNAGDVVVVTMTGHKSYEVKVSDNKTSIAVVLTEDSADLTDVVVTGYNTVSKKKFTGSTVKLKAEDVKMDGIIDVSRMLEGRAAGVSVQNVSGTFGSAPKLRIRGATSINGENKPLWVVDGVVLEDLVNISNDQLSSGDPTTLLGSSVAGINVNDIETFDILKDAAATALYGARAMNGVVVITTKKGKAGKTNVNYTGNFTSQFKPDYSNFNIMNSAQQMSVWGELERKGKLGPSILSQSNYGVYGKMYDLMYELDDNGQFALKNTAAERKAFLLKYANANTDWFDILFKQSFQMEHSLSLSTGTEKSQSFFSTSFYDDNGWTRADKVKRYTLNFRNNYNLSDKLTAGFLTTGSYRQQRAPGTVSRTSNPVSGSFDRDFDINPFSYSLNTARALTAYDENGNREYFRRNYAPFNILTELEENRLKLNVIDLKLQGELGYKFTKSLKYDFIGSMRYVRSTREHEITENANMANAYRANGNSTIAAGNKFLYTDPDDPESLPQVVLPYGGFYNRTENQLLSFDIRNTISFSKNYNNKHSVSALAGQQVRGAERQNYSNTGYGYQYDNGGVPFTDPRILKQTIEINFPYYEMAKTYDRFVGFYANADYMYDRRYSISVVGRYDGSNQLGKSKTARWLPTGTVSAAWNVDEEAFMAHTKGVIDYLKVRASYGLTASLGPATNSNVVLKSGLTNRPYTTERESVIRLTYLENSNLTWEKNHQLNFGVDVSMFKGRFTATVEPWFRKSFDLIGSFKTSGIGGESVKLANYADMKSNGVDVTLGGTIYKSKDWKWNSTVTFGYNTTKITKIKNDPLIFDLVKPEGGNLEGYPVNGLFSIDYVKMIRTNGTPVFKDENNKENQAVYLQAVGADSFLVYSGQVDPKFTGGFNNTFSYKQFSLNIFITYQAGNKIRLYPAFKDSYTDYDALPKEFYDRYVVIGDNTVPGAVPAIIDRVTAAQMAGTYAYNNYNYSTARVAKGDFVRLKSVSLAYNMTPKSLEKSPFKMLSFTVATMNPWLLYADKKLEGQDPEFFNSGGVAQPIQKQVTLSVKAGF is encoded by the coding sequence ATGAAACTATCTGCAATTATTTTCACAATTATCTGTAGCACAGTAGCTACGCTGCATGCATCTTATTCCAATGCACAGGCAGCACTGGACAAAAAAATTAGCATTCAGCTAAAAAATACATCTCTCCAGGACGCATTAGCCCAGATTGGGAATGCCGCTAATGTTTCGTTTACCTATGCAGGTAATCAAACACTGGCATCTAATAAAGTAAGTGTCAATGCTAAAAACCAAAAGGTGGGCGATTTATTGAACACCCTGCTGGAACCCTTTCCTTTATCTTATGTAGTGGTAGAAGAGCGCATTGTGGTGCGTTATGATGCCAACAAAAAGGGGAAGAAAGAAGAAGCAACAGAAAATAAGCAGGTGTATCAGGCTGCCGTTGCAGCAGCTGCTCCGCCTTTTGTGTTGAAAGGTACTGTGTTAAACGAGAAAAAACAACCATTGGCAGGCGCAACGGTTACTATCAAGGGTACCAATAAAAAGGTAGCCACCAATGCAGATGGTGAGTTTGAAATAAAAGACGTGAACGCTGGCGATGTAGTGGTGGTTACCATGACAGGCCACAAATCGTATGAGGTAAAAGTGTCTGATAACAAAACCAGCATTGCTGTTGTACTGACAGAAGATTCTGCCGACTTAACAGATGTGGTGGTTACTGGTTACAATACGGTTTCCAAGAAAAAATTCACCGGTTCTACTGTGAAACTGAAAGCAGAAGACGTGAAAATGGATGGTATTATTGATGTAAGCCGTATGCTGGAAGGTAGAGCAGCTGGTGTATCGGTACAAAACGTATCCGGTACATTTGGTAGTGCACCTAAACTGCGTATTCGTGGTGCAACTTCTATCAATGGTGAAAACAAACCTTTGTGGGTGGTAGATGGTGTGGTGTTGGAAGACCTGGTAAACATTTCTAACGACCAGTTATCCAGTGGTGATCCTACCACTTTGTTAGGTAGCTCGGTTGCAGGTATTAACGTAAACGATATTGAAACCTTCGACATCTTAAAAGATGCGGCGGCTACAGCGTTATACGGTGCAAGAGCCATGAACGGGGTAGTGGTAATTACTACTAAAAAAGGTAAAGCGGGTAAAACCAATGTTAACTACACCGGCAATTTTACCTCTCAGTTCAAGCCTGATTACAGCAACTTCAACATCATGAACTCTGCCCAGCAAATGAGCGTTTGGGGTGAGTTAGAGCGTAAAGGAAAATTAGGACCCAGCATTCTTAGCCAATCTAACTATGGTGTGTACGGTAAAATGTACGATTTGATGTATGAATTGGATGATAATGGCCAGTTTGCTTTAAAGAATACTGCAGCAGAAAGAAAGGCTTTCCTGTTAAAATACGCGAATGCTAACACCGATTGGTTTGATATTTTGTTCAAACAGTCGTTCCAGATGGAGCATTCTTTAAGTCTGTCTACCGGTACAGAGAAATCACAATCGTTTTTCTCTACCAGTTTCTATGATGATAATGGCTGGACTAGAGCAGATAAAGTAAAACGGTATACTTTAAACTTCCGTAATAACTATAACCTGTCTGATAAATTAACTGCTGGTTTCCTTACCACAGGTTCTTACAGACAACAAAGAGCGCCGGGTACTGTAAGCAGAACTTCTAACCCGGTATCTGGTTCTTTTGACCGTGATTTTGATATTAACCCATTCAGCTATTCTTTAAATACTGCACGTGCATTAACTGCGTACGATGAGAATGGTAACAGGGAATATTTCAGAAGAAACTATGCTCCTTTTAATATCCTTACTGAATTAGAAGAGAACAGGCTAAAGCTTAACGTTATTGACCTGAAATTACAAGGTGAACTAGGGTACAAGTTTACTAAGTCGCTGAAGTATGATTTCATTGGTTCTATGCGTTATGTAAGATCAACCCGTGAACATGAGATTACCGAAAACGCCAACATGGCTAACGCTTACAGGGCTAATGGTAACTCTACTATTGCAGCTGGTAACAAATTCCTGTATACCGATCCGGATGATCCGGAATCTTTACCACAGGTGGTATTGCCTTATGGTGGTTTTTATAACCGTACCGAAAACCAGTTGTTAAGCTTTGATATCAGGAACACGATTTCATTTAGCAAAAACTACAATAACAAACATAGTGTTAGTGCATTGGCTGGTCAGCAGGTAAGAGGTGCCGAAAGACAAAACTATTCTAACACGGGTTATGGTTATCAGTATGATAATGGTGGTGTACCATTTACCGATCCCAGAATTCTGAAACAAACTATTGAAATTAACTTTCCTTACTATGAAATGGCTAAAACATACGATCGTTTCGTAGGTTTTTATGCTAACGCAGATTACATGTACGACAGGCGTTACAGCATTTCAGTAGTAGGACGTTATGATGGTTCTAATCAGCTTGGTAAATCAAAAACTGCACGTTGGTTGCCAACCGGAACGGTGAGTGCTGCCTGGAACGTAGATGAAGAAGCGTTTATGGCACACACCAAGGGTGTAATTGATTACCTGAAAGTAAGAGCCAGCTATGGCTTAACGGCGTCGTTAGGTCCTGCTACAAACTCTAACGTAGTATTAAAGAGTGGTTTGACCAACAGGCCTTATACTACAGAAAGAGAATCTGTAATAAGGCTAACTTACCTGGAAAACTCAAATCTTACCTGGGAAAAGAACCACCAGCTGAACTTTGGTGTGGATGTAAGTATGTTTAAAGGCAGATTTACTGCTACGGTAGAGCCTTGGTTTAGAAAGAGCTTTGACCTGATTGGTAGCTTTAAAACTTCGGGCATAGGTGGTGAGTCAGTAAAACTGGCCAACTATGCTGATATGAAGTCGAATGGTGTGGATGTTACTTTAGGTGGTACCATTTACAAAAGCAAAGACTGGAAGTGGAATTCAACAGTAACTTTTGGTTACAACACCACCAAGATTACCAAAATCAAGAACGATCCTTTAATCTTTGACCTGGTGAAACCAGAAGGTGGTAACCTGGAAGGTTACCCGGTGAACGGTTTGTTTTCTATTGATTATGTGAAAATGATCAGAACCAACGGTACACCTGTTTTTAAAGATGAAAATAATAAAGAGAACCAGGCCGTATACCTGCAAGCTGTAGGTGCTGATTCCTTCCTGGTGTATAGTGGCCAGGTAGATCCTAAATTTACCGGTGGTTTCAACAATACATTCTCGTATAAGCAATTCTCATTAAACATCTTTATTACTTACCAGGCGGGTAACAAAATCAGGTTATATCCTGCATTTAAAGATAGTTATACTGATTATGACGCATTGCCTAAAGAGTTTTACGACAGGTATGTGGTAATAGGAGATAACACGGTGCCTGGTGCTGTTCCGGCTATTATTGATCGTGTAACGGCAGCACAAATGGCGGGTACTTATGCTTACAATAACTATAACTATTCTACAGCAAGGGTGGCTAAAGGAGACTTTGTAAGGTTAAAGAGTGTTTCATTGGCTTATAATATGACTCCTAAATCATTAGAGAAATCACCTTTTAAAATGTTATCATTCACAGTAGCCACCATGAATCC